The Cervus elaphus chromosome 20, mCerEla1.1, whole genome shotgun sequence genomic interval CTTTGGTCCCTGGATCACTTCAAGGACTAAAAAGGGACAGGTTTGGGGATTATGTTTTCACTTGAGCTTACAGACTGTTCCAGCCCTAGACCAGGGGATAGAGCTTGCATCCCCTCCGTACCCCCAAGCTCTGACCTCTCCTGTGATTAATGAGCTGACGATTCTGCATCGATAAGGAATTAACCTGGAGCCCCTACCCATCAATAGTCAGGAGTCCAGGTCctggccccaccccccacccgacAGAGCTCCAGGGCCCCTGAGCAGACTAACCCCACACTGCTTTACAAAGCCCTAGCCAAGTCCTTTTCCCCACATGGCTGCCAGGAATTAACCCCTTAACTGCCTCTGTTCCTACCACCCCATCATCTTCCCCTCCCTGTCCACATACACAGAGACAGCAGCTGTTTATACTGGTTTAATCCATGTCAAATGTAGTTTACAAAGGGAAAGGACAAGTACCTTTGTATAGAATATACAGACACAGCATCACACCATGGGGCCCACAGAAGGGCAGGGGAGACCACACTTTTCCCGGGAAGAGCAGCTCTAATCCCAGGAAAGGTTCTCTGCGGAAGGCTGGGGAGCCAGAAGCACCCTTGACCAGCCCAGTCTCAGCCCCTGCTTCAGCTCGGTTCCCACGTCtgtgcctcccccctcccccaactccttACCAAGAGCCCCAGGAGCTAAGACTAAGGAGAGGATCATGTCCCTTGGGGCACGTGCCCCACGTCTGGGAGAAGAAATATACACCACTGAACACCGAGCAcatgggagagggaagggacacCAGGGAGAGGGGGGTGAGGCAGGCACCCCAAGAGGTGGATGGGCCGAGCCCCCAGCCAGCCCTGAAGGAGGCACTGCCTCCAGGCATTCTTAACAAAAGAAAATCATACAACCAAAGGAAAGGGGAAGGGGTAGAGGGCGGGGAGTTGTCCCATTtatacacaacattgtaaacataCACAGTCTATATTACATGTGCTTCAGTCTGGTGTTTGCATGTCTGTCCGTCTGGGGGCTGGATCTCAGGAGCCTTGCTTGACaatactccccccacccccacctccctgccccaccctgggAACAGAACCCAGAACAGGTATGGTCCCCAATCTTGGTGGGAGCCAGCAGGCAGGGCCTGGGCCTCAGCCTCcattctggctccagagtcctgtgtgtgtgcgtgtgtgcgtgttcatgtgtgtgcatgtatgtacatgGGGAACCTGTGTGCAAGTATGTACAAGGGGGCATCTCGTCACAGGCGGGGCAGGTAGGGCGCTTGAGGCAAGGCCTGCTTGGGGTGGCCAGCTCACAAGTAGATTCTCCGCAGGTCTCCGGGCGCTGTGATGGTGTTGCACTGAGGGCAGAGCTTCTTGGCACCCTGCGGGGAgaatgggggcgggggaggggcccTCCGGTTAAACCCAGGGCCACACATTTGATCGTGTGAGCTCAGGCCTGCAGCCTTGTCTCCCTGCACCCGTTGTGTGCCAGGACCTCGTGGGCCTGTCTGCGAGGGCTGGGGAGGCCTGGGCAGCCTCTGTGAGCAGGCAGGCACGCTCCTGTGTTGGGGGGACGCCAGGATCAAACCGCCTGGCTAGGCCCGCAGCGGGAGCCCCGGTAATGAGAACAAGGCTGGGTCCAGCTGTGGCTGCCGCGGCCCTAACGAGATTACACGCGGCCTTTGATCAGGACACAGAGCCCACGTCCGGGCCTTTTATTGCTGTCTCCGGGCGACATTTTAATGGCTGCTCCTGAGCGAAGAacaggggcaggagcagaaggagcTTAGtaatgggagggggaggggctgagGCCCTGGTCCTGCTTACCCACACCCAGCCTCCTCCTGACTGGGGATCTCACTGCTATATGTAACACGGGGGTCTtccagggtgggggctgggtgaAGGTAGCAGACAGAGACCCCATGGATGGGGAGACCTGGATAAGcctggtgtgggggaggggagaggctcaTGAGCTTGGGGATGAATATCCTGGATTCAGGCTGTGGTCTGTGCTTCTGCTCCGCCTACTCCTTGCTCGTTCTCCCCCCAGGCAGGCTCAAGCATAAGCATGGACATCTGGGCAGTAACccaaaaggctacccactcccaacCCCCAGACCACTTCACCAGGGTCCGCAGCCAGCACTCCTCACAGTGCACATGCCAACACTGGATGGACGTCAGGGGCATCGAGTATGAGTCCTAGGGAGAAGAtgggcagagaagggaggggTCACTCTGAGGCATCCCACCCTCCGAAGGGCCCAGCTTGCCGGGCAGAGACCCTCTCCAACCCCCAGGGAGCACTGAGGCCCAAGCAGGGACATGTGAGGTTCCCTTCCTCTCACCATGCAGATGAGGCATTTGTAACGGTCCCCACGGGATAGCTGCCGTTCAAGTTCCCTGACCCGAGCCTTCAGGGCCTCAAACGTGGTCACAGCTGAATCTTCGGTGATTCTGTAAGGAGGATGGCACAGTTGCGCAGGCAGCAGGCTGGCATCTCTAATTTGAACCTCCAGCCCACAGCTTCCTTGGATTCCAGAACCACATgtacccatgtctcttacacctCCCTGCTCCCCCATCCCACTCACATCCTAGATCTACAAACTCCACATTCCAGACCCGCGCCCCTCACCTGCCTTGCTCCTCCACCTCCATCCTGGTGAATTTCTAAACCAGACACCTGGGAACCATTCTCGACACTACTCCTTCCCAGGCACCCCTGACATCCAGCTCCTCACATCTGTGGCATCTCCACTCCTTTCCACGCTACCACCCCTAGTTCAGGTGCTCATGACTGTGCATTACACCAACCTGAATGGCCCCTCTGCCTCCAGTCCCCATTCTCCTGGCACCTACAATTCTGCAAACCTGACCACTTCTACTGACACTTCCAACATTTCAGTGTCTACCTCAGAGTAAAGCTCTAGCAAACTCCTACAAGTTTACAGGGCCTCCTTGGCCTGCCCCCCACCAGCCATGTGCCTCAGCACCCTGCCACGTGCCTTATGTTCCATCCATGTCAAATGCGAGTTCTTCCACATGCCCCACCATTTTTCACTCCATTGGCCTCTCAAGTACTTCCTGTTTCTTCTGGATCACCCCACCCCCTAACTCTCTAGTTCCATCTCATCATTTAGGCCTAGTTCCCACCTCCGCCCAGAAACCTTTTCCAAGCCTCGGGCCAGTACCCCACTGGTGGGGCTGCCCCTTTTGTGCTCTTCCACTGTGCTGGACTTCACTACAGCAGTACAACTGCAAATGCCTGTCTCCTCTGCCAGACTCGCTTCCCTGAGGGCAAGATGATCACTCCACCAAAACTGACTCTGGACATCAGCCCCACTCCAGGCATGGGAGCATGAGTAAACACCTGCTGAAGAAATAGCTGGTCTAACCCCCAGGGAGAGTGAGAGATGGGGATCTGAGGAGGCCCACATAATCTAGGTCCCTGGGCTGGAGGCCTAGCCTACATTAACGGCTCCTAGCTGTTTTTTCCTAGGCATGTCAGATGTCCTAGTGGTCCTCACCTGTTGTCCAATCCCTGCACAAACCCTGCAACTTCCCGAACTCTCTGAGCTGCAATACTGAAAAGGGAACAGCTTGGACAATTCTAAGGAGTGATCTTTCCCACCACTCCTAAAACAAGTCAACAGAACCCAGAGGAACTCAGAGGGGGAGGAATGTTTCCTGGAGGAGTAGAAAAGATGGTACTGGAGATAAGCTTCAGGGAATAATgatataatacaaataaaagagCTAAATTTTATTAAACACTTACTAAATGCCAGGAATTTTACCGAGGGattaaaaattattatcttaTTTACACCTCACAAAAACCCCATGGGGAGATCCTAACGCtcccattttatatatgaaggaacactggaaaagaccctgatgctgggaaagactaaagcaaaaggagaagggagaggcagagactgttagatagcatcactgactcaatggacatggtctGGAAGACAGtgcaggacagaggagtctggcatgctatagtccacggggtgcagagttggacacaactccacaaaaacaacaaaagcacagAAACATAAGTAGACTACCCGAGGTTCATGCACAGTGGGGGAGATGGGATTCAAACCCTGGGGGACTGATTCTGGAGTCAACCAGTAACTGTGTGAATAACCATTACTCTACACTGGCTACAACCAGGAGGAGATAGGCCTCCAGGCTGGGAGAACAGTGGGAACCAAGGCCAAGGGCCCCTGGCCCCCATCTGGCTGGAAGGCTCACTTGTGGATAAGCAGAAGGTTGCTACACTGGGAACCCTGTGTCCAAGACCTCAGATGCCACAATCAGAAAGGGAAGTTTATCTTACACTCAATTTACAGGAAGGTGTTGAGGATACTGGAGGAGGGCTGTAAAGGATAACAGCTGAGGTTTAGAAGGTGTATTCAGTCAACTGAAGTAGACTCACAAGGGCGGTGTGTGGGCTAGGACCATCTCCTAGGAGGTGGTCTATCTTGCCAGCCTGGGGGGGTAGTGGGCCCAGAAAGCCTGAAAGCTTCCAGGTAGTCTATCCCTGCTGGGCATAGGTGCAACAGGGGGCATGTGGAGGATGGTGGGAAACACTTAAAGGGCAGCAGCAAACTCTGATCTCTGACCGTTCTCTCTTAAAGGGGCACCAGCAGTGACACAGAATGCCTCTCCCTGATGCTGTGTCCCTGTATCAGAGATGCCCCAGATCCAGCACTTCAGCAGTCCATGGTTCTCTCTGCCTTGCCTCTCTCCAAGCAACCTGAGAAAGGCTCTGACCACAACTCCTTCTGGAACTGGTGGGTTTCCTGGGAGCATCCCTTCAACTTTCCAGCTCTGGAAAGCCTTTACCATACTCTCCTTCCTCACACACACTTGCATAGCTGAGTCTTCCCCCTGGCATCTTGCCCAATGCTGTGTGTGCCACCCCCATCTGGATTGCTGGTATGTTCCTGGCAAGGAGACAAGGATGGGTAGCTGTGCTTCCTTCCTCTCCAAGGACCAGGCTGATCTGGTGTGGTTACTTCAATGATTGGGAAACCAAGGCCTGGAACTGGGGGCAGCCTACTCCAGAGTAGAAAACTAACTCGAAAACCCTAAACCAGAGAATGAGCTAGAGCTGGGAAGGCAAAAGCCATGAGTCCAGAAGAGCCATTTCCCACTCCCATCTCCAAGGCCACTCCATCCCCATGGTGGATCTGCTCAGCATGTAACTGGCCTCTACTCTTTGCTCTAGTGAAATACCCAGTCCTCCAGACCCCTGATCCAGGGAGGCTGTGAGCTATTCTGGAGCCCCTTGAAGGCATGGGGTGGAGAATTTCTTGGAAGAAGCCATGTCATCCTGTTTCTCCTTCCCCTGGATGTGAAAAAGATCCAAGATGGGAACCCATAACATGTCTGGGAAAGAGAGACATCATGGGGACTGACATCAGCCAGACCCATCGGAGATCTCTACACATGACTGAGCTGGTCCCCAACTCATCCCCGAGGGCCCCGCCCACTGGTGCCTGTGCTCACACAGGTGGGACAGAAAGCCCAGCTCCCCCAGCCCTCAGTGGGGTAGGACCTTCATGGATGGCCACTGGCTctggcccccacctccccctccggCGCCATCCCTGATTAATGATCTTGTCTTTCTGATTTATGAGCAGACCCTCCAGATGAGGGTGGGCGCCCCTTACAGCCCCGCCCGCCCCGCTCAGCTGGAGTAGGAGAGAATTATTAAATAAACATCCATACGTCATTCCTCTCCCCCCAAGCTGGTTGCACCGAACCCGTGCGGCCCGCTCCGGCGCTGACACGGAGCAGCTGCGGTGATTCATGGGCAGCCGGGCCCTGCGCCGCGGCCCATACATCATGCCAGCAGCACTCGCGGCCCTGGCCGAGATAAACTGATCAACCACAACGGGCTGGAATGAATTTATGACAACACAAAATGGAGGGAAACAAATGGGAGGTGACCCTGGGCCACCGACCCGGCCCTGCACTGGCCTGCAATCCACTCTCCTGGCAGGAAGCAAGATGGAACACTGGCCCTGGAATGAAGAGGCTGCCTTTTAACCCCGGGCAACCTAGACTtcagaggagggaggggcaggtgTGAGGAGTTAGGCAATAGCCAACAGCGGCAGCAGCTCCAGGCAGCCAGAACCGAACAATGCCACCTCCTGGGGCCAGAACTGGCCTGCCTGGGCTTCTGGAAAGGCAGTAAGGTGTGCTGCTGCTTTCGAATCCTGGTGGCTCCTGGGGATCCAGGCCAGGGGTGGCCCAACCCTCGGGGAAGTGCTAACGGATCCCCTTTTCCCCTGCCAGAGAATGCAGGCCAAAAACTCCTACCAGAAGTGATGAGACCCAATACTCCTGCCTAAAACCCACACTGCAAGCGCCACCCAggacaagaaaaatgaaaccaaTTTAGCTCCCGATTAAGAAACAGAAACTGGAGATGAATCAAGTGTGCCGGCTGGGCTGGGCGGCCATACATCACATTCCCCGGGCGGAGGCCCCTGCAGCAGGCAGGCGGGCAGGCCGCctgctcctccctctccaccaagGCTCCCAGGGCCGTGGCCCAGTGATCAATTCAGAGAGTCACGCTCAGCACCAGCTGGGCCCCACTGCCGGCTGTGTGCCAGGGCAGCAGGCCTTCCTGTTGGGGaagggccccctccctcccactgaGCTGTGGTCCCTGGGGTCGGTCTCCCTCCTGGCCACTCACTTCTCAATGTCACTGTTCTTGCAGGTCTTCTGCATGGCCTCCTGCTTGCTGCTCTCTCCGTTGCTCGTAGATGGCATCTCTGCTGGGACAGAGCGGGAACTCACACTCTGGCAGACTGGGCAGCACAGGTGAGCGGTTGGGCTTCAATCAGTCACCCTCCTCTGCCCCCGCTCACCTGGGTCAGGACTTACCATCACTGGCCCATTTAGAGAACTCAGGTGTGATGCGTGTGCTAGGAGGGCCACCGCTAGAGGAAAGGCAAGAGGAAGAACAAAGTGAGCCCCGAAGGCAGGCAGGACGGCCCTGAGCGCGGGCGCTGGGTTCACCCTGCCGCGGGGcctcccttccctttctcccaccCGTCCACGCCTGTGCCCACACTTGCTTTAGGACTGCGCCCCGCAgtgcctctctctccttggcttcgCCAGGCTCCTCGCCTGTGCAGGGGATGACGTCAGCCTCCGTGTATCTGGCAAGGTGGTCAAGGACAATGGATCCTAGTTTGTGGTGGGCCGTGAGGGCTGAATCCCCAGGAGGGCTGCCCCTGGCCCACGCTGAGACACTGACCCTGGGGGGTTTTGCATGGGTGAGTGACTGGAGGTGCTTGTGGCTTTCCTCACTCCCTCTGGCCTGTCCCACCAGTCCCGCCTTGTCCCGCAGCGCCCCAAGGATACTGTGGCTTCCCGTACTCCAGAGTGTCATCCCCGTCCACATCCAGGTCAGCGTCACTGTCCGGATTCTCTTTGCCGCTGCACATGACGAAGCCAGAGCCTGTGGGAGGCAGGGTGTGAGGAGGGCCAGGGGCCAGCAAGACGAGGCCAAGGATCCCCTTTCTGTTCCCTAAGGCAGGGGTCAGATTTGGGGCTAGGTAAGGTCCGACAGAAACTTGGGCTTGGGGAATAGAGAGCACTTCGGTGCTCTCAATCCTGACATTACAGTTCTTTTCACTCTGCACACCTCAGCCTTCCCTGCACTGCCTGCTGCTCCAAGTGGTCTTTGCTCATAAACCAGCCCATTCATACATTATGTCAAGTCCTCAGGAGACACCCAGTCTAGGCCTGCTGTCCACCTGTCTTCCACATCTAAGAGCAGGAAGAGGACAGACAGGTCTACAAGGCCACCCCGACCCAGGACCTGGGCATCCCGTGCCCCATGGTCCAGCCGGGCAAGTCTACCAGAGGGGAGAGTAGGCTGGCAAAGGCCTGTCAGAGCCATACAGTGGAACCCTCAGCCAATGTCCTGATTTTGGCCGGCAGGTCCTTGCCAGCAAAAACACCAGGCAGCTGTTCAAATATTTGGTGTCTGAAGCGCCTGACATTAATTATTCATCCCCACCTCACTCAGCCCAGATTCCTGGACAAGTGCAGTTATAAAGGGATTAAGAAGGGACAGCCGAGGGAGGACAGGCATGCACACCTGCTTCTCAAAGCAGTCCCTGGACGCAACCCGGCTGGGCGGAGGCAGGGCCAAGGGCTGGGCAGGCAGCTGACCCCACCAAGGTGTATCTGGCACAGCAACAGGCAGACTCTTGGCCAGCGGCGGGAGGGGTGGTGGTGATGCAAGGGGCTGAGTTGCTGAAGCTGCCCCAGGCCCACTCACCTGCCCTGTGTTCTGACTCCCAGAACCACCCTTCGTGATAGCCCAGGGCCAGGGACCACAAAGCTGCTTCTCCCtgcccctgccttctcccagtGGTTCTGGTCTCGGACCACATCACATGCGCCAGTGGAGTGGACAAAAAGGACTGAAAGCGATGGGATCTGGGGTGAGTGGAATCGATGCAAAGCAGCTCAGAGTTCTGCCCAATGATCTCAGAAATTTTTTGTCCATTCTTCCCACTTTCAGGGCCTTACACATTCATGAAGAAAACAGGCTTGTAGTGCGTTGTCAAGCCTCTCATCTATTGCTTCGTCCTGTTGCCACAGAGTCCTGACCCTTCTCTTCCCTGCTCCAACACTACCTGTGGCTCCTCACTGTGCCTGAGACCAATTCCTACTCTTAAGCCAGACTTGCTACGCTCTGGATGCCCTCACTTCTTCACCTTCTCTCATTTTGCTCCCTAAGTCCGACATACACAGACAGACGACTTACTCCACCCTCCAGTGTCACCCTGTCTGTCTGGCTTGTGCTCTCTCTCCATCTGGAATGTTCTCCATCTTTCAAGCCCATTTCAAAAGCACTTTCTTCCTGATCCTTCTCTACCCTACACGTCCGGTTTCTGGTCTCACAAAGGGCCCACCCATCCCAGAGGTAAGCAGCACCAGAGAAACTGCTAAAAGGTACTAACCAGCTCCACCCCTGCCCGTCTGTCCTCATCTGCCCTCCACACTGAGGCACAAACAAACTCAAGGCAGCAGGCGGGTCAGCAGCAGGGCCACTAAGCTGAGAAAACACCAAGTTACAGCTCTGTCTCCTATTCACAGCCAAGTGTCCTGACAAGCAATTCCCACCTTGTGGGTGAGTGGCACCTCTATAAACCCTCTGACAGTTTGGGAGACAAACTCTGCCATCAATCAGAATGTAGCCATCAGGTTCACTTAGAGCCTGCGCCCCTTGAGCCCTgccaacccccctcccccaagtgCAGGCAGCTCAGCAGTCAGCCTCACATCTTCAGCTTGgccagaccctgcccagccctgccttgTGGGTGCGTGAGAAGCaaagccaagaatcctggcaccACTCCTCAGCCCAGTATGGCTCCCATGGCAAACCTGAGAAAATGGGGCACTCCCAAATTGCCAGGAAAAGTCCAGGCTTCTCAACAAATAAAGCAGCCCAGTGGCTGGAAGTCTTTATCTCTGCAGTCTCATTGCCTGCCAGGCCTGGACCAGGTCTCTGTAGTCTGGTGGAACATAGCTATTTTGGTTCCCAGGGCCAGTGTGTTTTATCATGCCCCTAGAACTTTGTACTTCTTGTTATCTCTGCCTAGAAGTGTCTCCCTCTTGGTCTATAGAACACATTCCTGCTCATTCTGCAAGTCTGACTCTTCTCAATCATGCTTTCTATTCATGGTGCCTATACATAGTAGTTGCTCTACAAATACTTCCTGAATGAACTTGCTTCAACATTCTCTCAAACTTTACTGAACTCATCCTCTGC includes:
- the RNF220 gene encoding E3 ubiquitin-protein ligase RNF220 isoform X5 codes for the protein MPRARSGRRSRGAGGREETFLRVRANRQTRLNARIGKMKRRKQDEGQVCPLCSRPLAGSEQEMSRHVEHCLSKREGSCMAEDDAADIEHENSNRFEEYEWCGQKRIRATTLLEGGFRGSGFVMCSGKENPDSDADLDVDGDDTLEYGKPQYTEADVIPCTGEEPGEAKEREALRGAVLNGGPPSTRITPEFSKWASDEMPSTSNGESSKQEAMQKTCKNSDIEKITEDSAVTTFEALKARVRELERQLSRGDRYKCLICMDSYSMPLTSIQCWHVHCEECWLRTLGAKKLCPQCNTITAPGDLRRIYL